The following DNA comes from Synergistota bacterium.
TGCCCTCTCGGCGAGTCTTAAAACCGCATCATAGAAGGATACTTTTTCTATTTTCATGATAAAGCCAATAACGTCTCCACCAGCACCGCATCCAAAGCAGTGAAAGATCTGTTTATCGGGACTAACTATAAAGGATGGCGTCTTCTCACTGTGAAAGGGACACAATGCCTTATAGTTCTTCCCCGCTCGCTTCAAGGGTATATATTCAGATATAACCTCAACTATATCGTTCCTTCTTCTAACTTCTTCAACAAAACCCGGTGGGAACCTCAATCATTCCCTCTCCTCCTTAAGATCAAACGGGGGCTCCCTTTCATGGAAGGAGCCCCCGTTTGATCTACAGTTTAAACAAAGAACCTACAGAGCTTTTAGCTAAAGAGCGAAGCAAATACAAGCGAGATTATAGACATAAGCTTAATGAGAATGTTAAGCGATGGTCCCGCAGTATCTTTAAACGGATCTCCAACGGTATCACCTACTACTGCAGCAGCGTGAGTAGGAGTTCCTTTACCACCGAAGTGTCCTTCCTCAATATATTTCTTAGCGTTATCCCATGCTCCACCAGCATTTGCCATAAATATAGCAAGAAGAACGCCGGTTATTATAGCTCCGGCAAGAAGCCCTCCAAGCGCGGCCTTACCGAGCAAGAATCCCACAACAAGTGGAGATAGAATCGCAAGTAAACCAGGAACAACCATTTGTTTCAGCGCACCAGCTGTACTTATATCTATACATCTATTGTAATCCGGCTTAGCTTTACCTTCGAGCAAGCCAGGGATCTCCCTAAACTGGCGACGAACCTCCTCAACCATAGCATACGCTGCCTTTCCAACCGCCTCAAGGGCAAAGGAAGAAAACAGGAAAGGCAACATACCACCTATAAACGCTCCCGCTATGACCTTGGGAGAAATGAGAGATATAACCTTAAGATGAACCGCGGTGCTATAAGCGGAGAAAAGAGCAAGCGCTGTTAATGCAGCAGATCCTATCGCAAGCCCCTTACCTATAGCGGCGGTCGTGTTGCCAACCGCATCTAATCTATCCGTGATCTTTCTAACCTCAGGTGGAAGCCCCGCCATCTCAGCTATGCCTCCGGCGTTATCAGCTATAGGACCGTAGGCATCAACCGAGAGGGTCATTCCTGTCAAGGAAAGCATTCCAACCGCTGCTATCGCTATACCATACAATCCACCAAGAACATAAGAAACAATTATAGAGGCAACCAGAACGAGAACGGGTAAAGCCGTGCTCTTCATTCCAACCGCTATCCCCATGAGTATATCCGTGGCAGCTCCCGTTTGAGCAGATTCGGCTATTTTCTTAACAGGAGAGTAAAGCGAAGAAGTGTAATACTCCGTTATCAAACCTATTATAACGCCAGCTATATCACCCGCAACGACTGCCCAGAAAAGACCAAGATTATTGAAAAGGAACTTTGTAACGAACAGGCTCGCCACTATTATGAGCCCACCCGTTATATACGTTCCTCTTCTTAAAGCGAGCTGAGGATCCTCATCTTTTCTGACCCTGACAAAGTAACTTCCTATAATTGCAGAAAGTATTCCTATAGACGCTAAAAGAAGAGGATAAGCAACTCCTTTAACGCCATAAACCACAGCCCCTATTACCATTGCAGCTATTATAGAATTAACGTACGACTCAAAGAGGTCCGCTCCCATACCCGCTATGTCCCCAACATTATCCCCAACATTATCAGCTATCACCGCTGGATTTCTTGGATCGTCTTCGGGTATTCCCGCCTCAACCTTACCAACGAG
Coding sequences within:
- a CDS encoding sodium-translocating pyrophosphatase; the encoded protein is MGVLVFSIVVGLLALAFATYAAKRVGSADPGPEKVREISEIIHGGAMTFLFREYKVLIPFVIIVAAVLSWKVSVNTAIAFVSGAFCSAMAGFVGMNIATRTNGKTAHAARQGVAPALRVAFLGGTVMGMSVVGLGILGVAVLYSIFGDPNVINGFGFGASSIALFARVGGGIYTKAADVGADLVGKVEAGIPEDDPRNPAVIADNVGDNVGDIAGMGADLFESYVNSIIAAMVIGAVVYGVKGVAYPLLLASIGILSAIIGSYFVRVRKDEDPQLALRRGTYITGGLIIVASLFVTKFLFNNLGLFWAVVAGDIAGVIIGLITEYYTSSLYSPVKKIAESAQTGAATDILMGIAVGMKSTALPVLVLVASIIVSYVLGGLYGIAIAAVGMLSLTGMTLSVDAYGPIADNAGGIAEMAGLPPEVRKITDRLDAVGNTTAAIGKGLAIGSAALTALALFSAYSTAVHLKVISLISPKVIAGAFIGGMLPFLFSSFALEAVGKAAYAMVEEVRRQFREIPGLLEGKAKPDYNRCIDISTAGALKQMVVPGLLAILSPLVVGFLLGKAALGGLLAGAIITGVLLAIFMANAGGAWDNAKKYIEEGHFGGKGTPTHAAAVVGDTVGDPFKDTAGPSLNILIKLMSIISLVFASLFS